In Bradyrhizobium sp. WD16, the genomic stretch GGCTGGAGTAGTTGGCGAGCAGGTTCGCGGTGTCAACAACCGTCACCATCGCGTCGATGCGGGCGACATCCGACAAGCTCCGCCCCTCCTCGTCACTGAATTCGAAGGTGGTTGCGACCGGCAGCGGTTCGCCGATCCCCGTCGACTCGATGACCAGTGCGTCGAAGCAACCGCGCTCCGCCAGTCGCCGGACTTCGATCAGCAGATCCTCGCGCAGTGTGCAGCAAATGCACCCGTTGGTCATTTCGACGAGCGACTGCTCCGTGTGGGTGACGGCTCCGTCGGAGCGCACCAGCTCCGCGTCGACATTCACTTCGCTCATGTCATTGACGATCACGGCGATCCGCTGCCCGGCCGTATTGGTCAGAAGTCGATTGAGCAGCGTGGTCTTTCCGGCTCCGAGGAAGCCGGACAGAACGGTGACGGGGATGCGGGGGTCTTCCATGTGGTCTCCGTGATCGAATATGTAATGTTATAACATTACATTTAAGAGGGCGATTGACCACCCTTCGACGATCGCCTTCCAACAACATTTGCGTGAGGGACGACGCGCGCCCCGGTTCAGCCGATGCCGCACCACTCGGCGAAATTCGCCGCCGGGACGATCGCGCTGGCGACGCCGAGCAGGATGATCGCCAGCCCGACTGCAGGTCGCAGCCAGCCGGCGCCGGCCTTGCGCTGGAGAAAAGGAAGCCCGAGCCCTGAGGCCATCACGGGCGCCAGCGTACCGAGACCGAAGCCGAACATCGCGATTGCGCCGTTGAGCCAGGCCCCCGACAGCATGGCGTAGAACAATGCGGCGTAGACCATGGCGCAGGGAAACAGCCCCCAGACGCAGCCGGAGGCAAACAGCCCCGCGGCCGATGACGGACCGACGCGGCTCGCCATGGCGCCGAGCCGGTCGCCGACCACCGCGGCGAATCGATGCAGCGGCTCGGGGATCGGCACGAAACCGATCATCGACATGCCGATCCAGCCGAGCGAGACGGCCGCGGCCCAGCGCAGCACGATGTGGACCAGGGAGCGGTCGAGGGCTCCAAATGCCATCGAGCCGAGACCGCCGACAACGGCGCCGGCAACGATATAGGCGGACATCCGGCCGGCATTGATCAGCAGGTTCGTCAGCACCGGGTGGCGCGCCCAGCCCGAATCCGGCGACGAGGTTGCCGCGAAACTCAGGCTCGCCGCAATCCCCGAGCACATGCCGATGCAGTGCAGGCTCGAGGCGAACCCGAGCAAGAGACCCGCAATCAGCAGGGGCTGACCGAAATCGAACACCGTAATCCTCCGCGACCGGGCAGCCTTAGGCCGGATCCGGCGCTCTCACTTTGCGTTGCATCAACACGCCCCCCCATCCGAATGCCGTTCCGACCGCTCAACGGGTACCGTAGGCACGGTCGCCGGCGTCGCCGAGACCCGGCAGGATGTAGGCGTTCTCGTCGAGGCCCTCGTCGATGGCGGCGGTCCAGACCGGAACGTCTGGATGCAGGCCGCGAATGCGTTCGATGCCCACGGGCGCCGCGATCATGCAGACCATGCGGATGTCCTTCGCCCCCCGTTCCTTGAGGCGGTCGACGGCGGCGACCGCGGTGTTGGCGGTGGCAAGGACCGGCGTCACGACGATGGCGAGGCGCTCGCCAAGGTCGGAGGGTGCCTTGAAGAAGTATTCGACGGCGACGAAGGTCTGCGGGTCGCGATAGAGGCCGATATGGGCGACCCGCGCCGTGGGCACGAGGTCGAGCATCCCGTCGACGAAGGTGACGCCGGCGCGCAGCACCGGGACGAAGACCAGCTTCTTGCCGGCGATCCTGGCCGACTGCATCCGTGCCAGCGGCGTCTCGACCTCGACCTCGGTCAGCGGCAGGTCGCGCGTCACCTCGTAGCACAGCAGCATCCCGATCTCCTTGAGGAGCTCTCGGAACGACTTGGTCGAGATCGTGCGATCGCGGATCAGCGTCACCTTGTGCTGCACCAGCGGATGATCGACCACCGTGACGCCCTGCATGATGCCTGTCTCCTCGCTTGCGTTCAGAACACTGTGCCGTCGCTGACGACCTTGACCGGCGGCGAACCGTCGGGCCGGCGCTCGAAGGCGAGCCGGCGGCCCGCCGCCCAGGTGCCGCCTTCGAGCAGCTTGGCCAGCGGAAATGCCTCGGCATCGAGGCCGAGCTGCACCCTGACGACGCCGGCCAGCCGATCCAGCAGCGCCACCGTCAGCGCGCGCCACTCGACGACGAGAGTCGAATCCACCGCATGGGCGCGGCTCGCGTCCGCCGCGTCGCGGAAGACGAGCACTCCGGCATCGACGAACAGGCCGCCGTTGCGATATTCGGCGAGCCCGGTCAGTCCGTCGATGGCGGTGACCGTGAGGCCGGCCCGCTGCATCGGCTCGATCAGCGAATAGCTCAGCCATTGCGACAGCTTGTGCAGCGGCACGAGGCCGCTGGTGGCATCGTCGGTCACCAGCGCCGGATGACGCCAGCAATCGCCGAGCGGCACGCCGCCGAGAGTGAGGCGTGATGGCCAGATCGGGCCGAGCTGGCGCAGCACCGCGCGCAGGATCTCCGGCGCGGCGATGGTGCCGCCGGCGGCCGCCGCGGTCAGATGATCGAACAGGCCGCCCGGGCGCGGGCCGTCATGACGGCCGAACACGTCCGCATGGGCCGCGATGTGCGCGCCGAGCCGGCGCAGCAGTTCGGCGCGGCCCTCGAGGCCGACCAGCGGATTGGCCTCGCCGACCTGAAGCCCGCGCCGCAGATCCGCGACGTCCAGCGCGGCCAGCCGTTCGGCGTCGGCCCGCAGCGGCGCGGTGGACCTCGCCGAAAACACGCCGCCGGCGAACATCTCGAGGCTGGCCAGCGCCAGCCCTTCGGAGCGGCCGATGCGCTGGCCACTCGACGCGTCATGATAGCGCCAGTCGGGGCCGGCCCCGGCATCGAGCAACACGCTGACGATGGCGAGATCGAACTCGCTCCGCGCGCGGCTCGCCGCGTCGGCCCAGGCGGCCGTCTGCGCGATCGCCGCCCAGCGGTCCTCGCCCGCGACCACGAAATGGCGCCAGCGGGCGTGGAACGGCACGTTGCCATCGGGGTAGTTGCTGCGGATCGTCGCGATGACGAGATCGGCGGCAGCGCCGAGCCGATCGAGGTCGAGCTTGAAATGCGGAAGGGCGTCGGCCTCGGCCAGCGCCAACATGCGCCGCGCCCGCTCCCGCACGGCCACCGCGGACAACAACGCCAGCGCCTCGTCGGCTTGTTGTGGCACGCCTAGTACCCTGTTTCCGAAGTTCGTGACCTGTTTGCAGCACCCGCCCGTCACGAACTTCGGAAACGAAAGGGTACTAGAATTTAATCTTGCTAGTGGAGTTCAGGATTTGACATTCGCTCTACGAGCCCGCGTCCAGGCGGGTAGCGAATGTCAAATCCACTCCACTAGTGTGGCGTCTCGCAATTGCCTATGCCCTTCGCGGCAAGCCCCTGTAGGCAATTGCGAGACATAAGCCGCACTAGCTTTTTGATTTTGCTAGTGTCCGTATGTCTCCGAATTACCGTGCGAGGGTGAGGCAAATGAAGCGGTAATTCGGAGACAGGACACTAGCGCCCGCCTTCAGTATTTTTCCAGCGGACGACCGACGGAGCCGGAAAGATCCTCCGGCTTCGGCGGCTCGACCGAGAAATAGCCGGCGGCCTTCTTGGCCGCGATCTCGACATGGGCATCCGCCGGGATCAGCTCGTCCGGAATCGGCACGCGCTCGACGATGTCGACGCCCTGCGAGGTGAGCGCGTCGTATTTCATGTCGCTCATGGAGATGAAACGGTCGATGCGGCGCAGCCCGAGCCAGTGGATCACGTCCGGCATCAACTGCTGGAAGCGGGCATCCTGGACGCCGGCGACACATTCGGTGCGCTCGAAATAGGCCGCGGCGGCATCGCCGTCTTCCTGCCGTTTGCGGGCGTTGTAGACAAGGAACTTGGTGACCTCGCCCAGCGCCCGGCCTTCCTTGCGGTTGTAGACGACGACGCCGAGGCCGCCGGTCTGGCCGGCGCGGGCGCATTCCTCGATGCCGTGAATGAGATAGGGCCGGCAGGTGCAGATGTCCGAGCCGAACACATCGGAGCCGTTGCATTCGTCATGGACGCGGCAGGTGATGGTGGTGCGGGCATCGGGCAGGCGCGCCACGTCGCCGAACAGATAGACCGTAGTGCCACCGATGGGCGGCAGGAAAACCTGCAGGTCCGGTCGCGTCACCAGTTCGGGGAACATGCCGGCGGTCTGTTCGAACAGGCCGCGCCGCAGGTTTGTCTCGCTGGTGCCGAAGCGGGCGGCGATGCCGGGCAGATACCACACCGGATCGATGGCGATCTTCACCACCGACACGCTGCCGTTGGCGTGCACCACGTCGCCGTCGACCTTGAGCCGACCCGCCACAAGCGCCGCCTGCAGTTCGGGCAGGTCGAGCCGCGCACGGGTGACGGCGATGCTCGGACGGATGTCGACGCCTTCGGCGATCTCGCGGCGGAAATCTTCGGCGGCGAGATGGCCGAACGGATCGAGCGCGACGATACGCCCCGGCTCGCTCCACTGCGGAAACGGTCCAATGGTCGCGGCCGGATGGGTGTTGGTGAGGTCGGGACGGCGGATCGGGTCGAGTGCCCCCGAGGAGACCGCCAGCGCGCGGTACACCGCATAGGAGCCGCCATGGCTGCCGATCACATTGCGATCCTGCGGGCGGGACACAGTGCCGATGATTGGGCCACGTTCGCGCGCCGTCGGCGCGCCCCAGGTGATGGGGAATTGGTGTTTGGCCCCCGGCACCGGATGGGACGTCAGCCGGATGTGGTCGGTACGATTGGATCTGGTCATCTCAAAGCCTTGTGGTCGCAAGCCTCGTGGTCGAAATGCCTTGTGGTCGTGGCGTCGTCGCACCAGCTCGGTCGACCGGCATCATGGCAGCCCTCCGCGACGGCGCCCGCGCGTTTGGGCGGCCCTAAAACGGCAACGGCCCGCCTGAACGACGGGCCTGAACGGTCGAACCAATAGCGCTGTGAGCCCCTGTCGAGGCTTAAGTGAAGTATATAAGCAAGTCGTCGCCGGACGCAATGGGGGGAACCGAAGCCCCCCTGCCCCGAGCGCCGACGATCAGGCGAGTTCGACGCCGCCGCGGTCCGGCACGAGGAGAAGCAGCGCCACGATGTCGAGGATATAAAGCAGCGCCAACAGCGCAATCGCGGTCTGGAAGCCATAGGCGAGACTGACCGCACCCACCGCCAGCGGCCCGAAGCCGGCGACGGCGCGTCCGATATTGAAGAACACGTTCTGGGCGGTGGCGCGCGCGGCGGTCGGATAGAGTTCGCTCATCAGCGCGCCGTAGCCTCCGAGCATGCCGTTGACGAAGAAGCCCATCACCGCGCCGCCGATCAGAAGCGCGGTCGGCGAGACGAGCTGCGAATAGACCACGACCATCACCGCGGCGCCGATCATGTAGCCGAGGAAAGCCGGCCGGCGGCCGAGACGATCGGCGATATGGCCGAACAGCGCAATGCCGAGCGCCATGCCGGCGATGGTGACGGCCGTCCACACCGCCGATTGTGTCAGACCATAATTGAAGCGGGTCGACAGATAGTTCGGCAGCCAGATCATGAT encodes the following:
- a CDS encoding sulfite exporter TauE/SafE family protein, with product MFDFGQPLLIAGLLLGFASSLHCIGMCSGIAASLSFAATSSPDSGWARHPVLTNLLINAGRMSAYIVAGAVVGGLGSMAFGALDRSLVHIVLRWAAAVSLGWIGMSMIGFVPIPEPLHRFAAVVGDRLGAMASRVGPSSAAGLFASGCVWGLFPCAMVYAALFYAMLSGAWLNGAIAMFGFGLGTLAPVMASGLGLPFLQRKAGAGWLRPAVGLAIILLGVASAIVPAANFAEWCGIG
- the upp gene encoding uracil phosphoribosyltransferase gives rise to the protein MQGVTVVDHPLVQHKVTLIRDRTISTKSFRELLKEIGMLLCYEVTRDLPLTEVEVETPLARMQSARIAGKKLVFVPVLRAGVTFVDGMLDLVPTARVAHIGLYRDPQTFVAVEYFFKAPSDLGERLAIVVTPVLATANTAVAAVDRLKERGAKDIRMVCMIAAPVGIERIRGLHPDVPVWTAAIDEGLDENAYILPGLGDAGDRAYGTR
- a CDS encoding DUF1688 family protein, whose amino-acid sequence is MLALAEADALPHFKLDLDRLGAAADLVIATIRSNYPDGNVPFHARWRHFVVAGEDRWAAIAQTAAWADAASRARSEFDLAIVSVLLDAGAGPDWRYHDASSGQRIGRSEGLALASLEMFAGGVFSARSTAPLRADAERLAALDVADLRRGLQVGEANPLVGLEGRAELLRRLGAHIAAHADVFGRHDGPRPGGLFDHLTAAAAGGTIAAPEILRAVLRQLGPIWPSRLTLGGVPLGDCWRHPALVTDDATSGLVPLHKLSQWLSYSLIEPMQRAGLTVTAIDGLTGLAEYRNGGLFVDAGVLVFRDAADASRAHAVDSTLVVEWRALTVALLDRLAGVVRVQLGLDAEAFPLAKLLEGGTWAAGRRLAFERRPDGSPPVKVVSDGTVF
- a CDS encoding GTP cyclohydrolase II codes for the protein MTRSNRTDHIRLTSHPVPGAKHQFPITWGAPTARERGPIIGTVSRPQDRNVIGSHGGSYAVYRALAVSSGALDPIRRPDLTNTHPAATIGPFPQWSEPGRIVALDPFGHLAAEDFRREIAEGVDIRPSIAVTRARLDLPELQAALVAGRLKVDGDVVHANGSVSVVKIAIDPVWYLPGIAARFGTSETNLRRGLFEQTAGMFPELVTRPDLQVFLPPIGGTTVYLFGDVARLPDARTTITCRVHDECNGSDVFGSDICTCRPYLIHGIEECARAGQTGGLGVVVYNRKEGRALGEVTKFLVYNARKRQEDGDAAAAYFERTECVAGVQDARFQQLMPDVIHWLGLRRIDRFISMSDMKYDALTSQGVDIVERVPIPDELIPADAHVEIAAKKAAGYFSVEPPKPEDLSGSVGRPLEKY